The Deltaproteobacteria bacterium PRO3 genome segment AGGCTATGTCGGCGAGCACGCCATCTTCGACCTTCTCGCCCTGCCGCTTGAGTTCCTCGGCAAGGGTAATTACGTCGATGGGCTCCGATTTTTCGTACAGTCCGAGGGCAGCGCGGTAAATCCGACTGTGCTCGGGCCGGTAGAAATCCTCGGGCCTAAGCCGCGGCTCGAGGTCGGTGATGAGGTCGTCGCCGAAAAATAAGCTCCCCAGGAAGGCGCGTTCGGCTTCGATGGCGTTGGGCATCATTGGCCAAGACCCTCCGCGACCATGCGAGCCAGTACTTGCCGGATCGGCACGGGCTCCCCGTCTCTTTTTTCTTTTTTATTTTTTTCTTTTTTATTTGAAGATGAAGATGAAGAGGAAGATGAAGAGCCAGGCATTTCCAAATTTTCGCCAGGCGTTTCGCCAGGCGTTTGCCAGGCATCTTTCCAATTTATTCGTTCAGCGCCCTTGGAAGAATTGCAGTAATTACAAAGTGGTTGGATGTTTTCAATGCTATCGCTTCCACCTTGATAAATCGGGACGATATGGTCTTTGACTATCCTTCTTCCCGAGGTTTTGCAACGCGGGCACACCCCACCGAAGGACAGTTTTAACGCCTCCCATTCATCTTTGGTGTGTGTGCCTTTTGCCCTAGCCTCCTGCAGTCGCTGACTTCTTTTAAGCCCGCTTATATTTCCGTTATTCATCCATTTGCTTTTTGCTCCTTCCTGCCCGGAGGCTGATTTGGACTTTTTTATTGCCAGTCTATTTTCGGCGTCACGGACCATGCGTCTGCTGTAGATAGCACCTCTGCGGGTGCGACCGGGAACCCCGGCGTCTTCAAGCTCTTTAAACAACCGCTCAAACTCCGCCGGATCGCAACCGCACTGCCGCGCGATCACGTCGTTTGGAATTGTTTTGCCGTTGCGCTCTAACACGCCATAGGGCTCGCAGTCGTGCGCAAGGATCATCATACGCAGCCACAATCCTTGGGCCGCCAGGGAACACCCAGCCACGTTGTCTCGCAGCCAGTCACCCGGATAGAATTGGAAGCTAGGATTTTTCACCTTCACTCCACTTCAAAATCATCTGAATCGTCTCCCCGATGCACCGCTGAGGCTCATGATAGACCTCGCTTCCGGTGAAACGGACCACGTGAAAACCTTCCCTCTCGATGGCACGTTCACGTTGACGGTCCTTTTTGACCTGCTCCTTGGTCTTCTCGTGCCAATGCCCGTCGATCTCGACGACGATCTTTGTCCCGTCGATGAGGAAATCGACGAAATATTTTCCGATCTGAAACTGGGGTAAAAGTTCGTGGTGCTTGTCGGCGCGCAGGTATTTCCACCAGGCGAAGAAGAGTTGTTCGACAGGACTCTCGATCCCTAGGCGTTGGAAGTCGAGGATCAAGTGAGTAACCCAGAAGGCGGCTTTTACCTGGCCGATCTGATTGAGCTTCTGCAGTACGCCGGCGGCAACATCCTGGTTTTGCTCTTCCTCGATCTTTGGGCTCATAAATTCCTTAAAGAGGCCCTATCCCTGCCGTGGCTGGCCTTGTCACAGCCCTTTGGACTCGGCGTGGAAAGGTGGCATCGTCTTTTCGGTCGGAAGCAGGAGGACCGCGCCCTAAGGCCGCCTGTACCGCTTAGTCACCGACTTAATCTTCCGGAGCCACCCTTTTCGGGCCAATTTTTACTGCTTCCCCAGGTCCAGCGGGGGAGGATTGTTGCGGAGGCCAGGGTCGAACTGGCGACCTCCACCTTATCAGGGTGGCGCGATACCGCTTCGCTACTCCGCAGGTTTCGTTCGCGGCACCCGCCGCAGGCGCTTCCTCATCGGCGACTCGCTCAAGCCGTCGCCGTGGCGCACATAAGAGCGCGAGTGCAGAATGCTCCCGGCCCAATTCCCGGGACGCTCGGGGTGACACTTGCTCTTGCGGAAGTGAGCCGAGCTGCGCTGCTCGCCGCAGTACGTGCAAAATCTCTTCATCCCTGAGCCTTTCTCGTCGGGCCCACAGGCACGATCACGACGCTCTTCAAGGTCAAATCGCTCACCACCCACCACCGCCCCTTAAGGGGGAACTTCTCGCCGAGACGGAAGACCGCGCGCTGCATCTCTTCCTCGGTTAGGCGGCGGTCGTCAGCACCGCCCGGAGTTTTTTTACGGATGAGATTTTTCAGCTTATTGAAAATGTTCATAATAATCCCGGGCCGCTGCCTTCCAACCTACGGCCCGGGTTACCCGGAACGGCTTGAAGTTTACGTTTAGTTGTCAGGCGGACTGCGCTTCTCGCAGGTCCGCTTTCAGTTCATCAATTCTTTCGTTGAGACGCTCGATTTCCGCTTCGGCTTCCTCGACCTTTTCATGTTCACGGTCGAGCTTAGCTAAGGCGTCACAAGCCGGGCACTCGTCTTGATCGTTGTAGACACACTCGTCATGCCCCTGATCTTCGCATTTTTTCATTCACCCACCGCCTTC includes the following:
- a CDS encoding HNH endonuclease gives rise to the protein MMILAHDCEPYGVLERNGKTIPNDVIARQCGCDPAEFERLFKELEDAGVPGRTRRGAIYSRRMVRDAENRLAIKKSKSASGQEGAKSKWMNNGNISGLKRSQRLQEARAKGTHTKDEWEALKLSFGGVCPRCKTSGRRIVKDHIVPIYQGGSDSIENIQPLCNYCNSSKGAERINWKDAWQTPGETPGENLEMPGSSSSSSSSSSNKKEKNKKEKRDGEPVPIRQVLARMVAEGLGQ
- a CDS encoding DUF559 domain-containing protein; this translates as MSPKIEEEQNQDVAAGVLQKLNQIGQVKAAFWVTHLILDFQRLGIESPVEQLFFAWWKYLRADKHHELLPQFQIGKYFVDFLIDGTKIVVEIDGHWHEKTKEQVKKDRQRERAIEREGFHVVRFTGSEVYHEPQRCIGETIQMILKWSEGEKS